One Bacillus sp. 1780r2a1 DNA segment encodes these proteins:
- the rluF gene encoding 23S rRNA pseudouridine(2604) synthase RluF, which yields MRVNKFISESGKASRRGADKLISEGRVTINGKKAKIGDQVYPGDDVRVSGEQLRIARNNVYIALNKPVGITSTSEKKVKGNIIDLVNHPLRIHHVGRLDKDSDGLILLTNDNDIINEILRAENQHEKEYVVSVDKPITPEFVKNMSEGVHILGTKTLPCKVTQLSKYEFQIILTQGLNRQIRRMCEVLGYQVLRLQRTRIMNIHLNNLPVGQWRDLTKKERNQLFKELNYEPKEW from the coding sequence CTGCGAGTTAATAAATTCATTAGCGAATCTGGGAAAGCTTCTAGACGCGGTGCAGATAAATTAATTAGCGAAGGTCGCGTAACCATTAATGGTAAGAAAGCAAAGATTGGTGACCAAGTATATCCTGGCGATGATGTACGAGTAAGTGGAGAACAGCTTCGTATTGCTCGTAATAACGTATATATTGCTTTAAATAAGCCAGTTGGTATTACAAGTACAAGCGAGAAGAAAGTAAAGGGAAACATCATTGACCTTGTCAACCATCCGCTACGTATTCACCACGTAGGACGATTGGATAAAGATTCAGATGGCCTTATTCTTTTAACAAATGATAATGACATTATAAACGAAATTCTACGTGCAGAAAATCAGCATGAAAAAGAGTATGTGGTATCTGTAGACAAGCCTATCACTCCGGAATTTGTTAAAAACATGTCAGAGGGTGTACATATTTTAGGAACAAAAACACTGCCGTGTAAAGTAACACAGTTGTCGAAATATGAATTTCAAATCATTTTAACCCAAGGGCTTAACCGTCAAATTCGTCGCATGTGTGAAGTGCTAGGTTACCAGGTATTACGCCTACAGCGTACACGTATTATGAATATCCACTTAAATAATTTACCGGTTGGTCAATGGCGTGATTTAACAAAAAAAGAGCGTAACCAGCTGTTTAAAGAATTAAACTATGAACCCAAAGAGTGGTAA